The following are from one region of the Erwinia billingiae Eb661 genome:
- a CDS encoding efflux RND transporter periplasmic adaptor subunit yields MVKVVEVIASGETQQRLFPARIESGDSTELSFKRAGQIESLELRQGARVEQGQTLARLTAREAQQRVNERQTAATLAQRQFARYQTLSGQQAVSQADMDIQRANRDAANAALQIAREELSQMTLTAPFSGVAAMVNVRNHQVVAAGQVVAILTRSDLLDVVFNVPENLFTALDMRNMTYRPRVRINSLPDREFQADYKEHTGSSSSGSLTWQVILTMPRPADFPAVGGVSGTVSINLSNLPANVGHASLVVPVEAVFNPDNSQRNDAHVWVVQEAGNQLVLADRKVSVGEVTTQGVVITAGLHAGERVVAAGVNELHARQPVRIWTRERGL; encoded by the coding sequence ATGGTTAAAGTTGTCGAGGTTATTGCGTCCGGCGAAACGCAACAACGCCTCTTTCCGGCGCGGATCGAGTCCGGCGACTCGACCGAACTGTCGTTTAAACGTGCCGGGCAGATTGAATCACTCGAACTTCGTCAGGGGGCACGCGTTGAGCAGGGCCAGACACTTGCGAGGCTGACCGCGCGTGAAGCGCAGCAGCGCGTCAATGAACGGCAAACTGCCGCAACCCTTGCTCAGCGCCAGTTTGCCCGTTACCAAACGCTTTCTGGCCAACAGGCGGTTTCCCAGGCGGATATGGACATTCAGCGTGCAAACCGGGATGCGGCGAATGCCGCGTTGCAGATCGCCCGCGAAGAGTTAAGTCAGATGACGCTGACCGCGCCGTTTAGTGGGGTGGCTGCCATGGTTAACGTGCGAAATCATCAGGTCGTCGCTGCGGGTCAGGTGGTGGCCATTCTGACCCGCAGCGACCTGCTCGACGTGGTGTTCAACGTTCCTGAAAACCTGTTTACCGCGCTGGATATGCGCAATATGACTTATCGCCCGCGGGTGCGCATCAATAGCCTGCCCGACCGGGAGTTTCAGGCCGATTATAAAGAACACACCGGCAGCAGTAGCAGCGGTTCCCTGACCTGGCAGGTTATTTTGACGATGCCGCGCCCTGCTGATTTCCCTGCCGTGGGCGGCGTCAGTGGCACGGTCAGCATTAATCTCTCCAATCTGCCGGCCAACGTCGGTCACGCATCGTTAGTGGTGCCGGTCGAAGCGGTATTCAATCCGGATAACAGCCAGCGTAATGACGCCCATGTCTGGGTGGTACAGGAAGCCGGTAACCAGCTGGTGCTGGCAGATCGTAAAGTCAGCGTCGGTGAGGTTACCACTCAGGGCGTGGTGATCACCGCCGGACTCCATGCGGGAGAACGTGTGGTCGCCGCCGGAGTAAATGAGTTGCATGCCCGCCAGCCGGTGCGTATCTGGACGCGTGAGCGGGGGCTGTAA
- a CDS encoding efflux RND transporter permease subunit, which translates to MDLSRQFIDNPIRVWLAILLLGIGGIFALLNIGRLEDPAFTIKTAVVLTQYPGASAQQVEEEVTLPLENALQQLPYLDNVSSISSNGLSQITVNIASRYHSNELPQIWDEMRRRVGDASRFFPSGVAPPFVNDDFGDVFGFFFAISGDSFSNPELVQYAEQLRRELVLVPGVGKVAIGGAIPQQINVDVSLTMMAARGITLTQLSGVLSRLNVVSSAGEITSGTESIRLHPTGEFQNIDELGELLVSPVGAPATTRLRDIATLSRGLSESPSSIYHTNGRQAVTMGVSFIPGVNVIDVGKALEARLQQMSAEKPAGIQLNVFYDQAAEVAHSVNGFITNFLMALAIVVGVLLIFMGVRSGIIIALSLALNVLGTLLIMYLCGIELQRISLGALIIALSMLVDNAIVIVEGVLLARQQNTSLASTLNFVIRRTAFPLLGATIIAILAFAPIGLSQDSTGEYCKSLFQVLLISLLLSWVSALTITPVLIKWWLFSAKATAKASAEVTPHTGGFYRLYQRALRALLTQKTLTLSLMVVLLAGAVWGFGSVRQNFFPSANTPIFFVDLWMPYGTDINATENITGDIEKSIAGQKGVISTVTTIGQGSMRFILTYNGQRQYSNYAQIMVRMDDQRSITALSRRIDAYISQQYPQVNASTKRVMFGPSGGSAIEVRIKGTDPDKMRLIASQVSDALANDPATDSVRNDWQNRSKVIRPQYNPALGRELGVDKQEIDSALQMNFSGSRVGLYREGADLLPVIVRPPTRERQDANHLNNVLVWSQSQQHYIPLSNVVSAFRLEWEDPLILRRDRSRVLTVQTDPNPLSQDTSGDILARVKPKIDRIPLPQGYQIEWGGDAESSSEAQQGVFTSLPLGYLVMFVITVLMFSSLKNAIAIWLTVPLALIGVTPGFLITGIPFGFMALIGLLSLSGMLIRNGIVLIDEIEQQKQVKAQEEAIISAATSRLRPILLTAFTTVLGLAPLLRDVFFQSMAVVIMFGLGFATILTLLVLPVIYACFHRQRAANAP; encoded by the coding sequence ATGGATCTCTCCCGGCAGTTTATCGACAACCCCATTCGCGTCTGGCTGGCCATTCTGTTATTGGGCATCGGCGGCATTTTCGCCCTGCTCAATATTGGCCGTCTTGAGGATCCCGCCTTTACCATTAAAACCGCGGTTGTCCTGACGCAATACCCCGGTGCCTCCGCCCAGCAGGTGGAAGAAGAAGTCACCTTGCCGCTGGAGAATGCGCTACAGCAACTGCCCTATCTGGACAATGTCAGTTCAATCTCCTCCAACGGCCTGTCGCAAATTACGGTGAATATTGCCTCGCGCTACCACTCGAATGAATTGCCCCAAATCTGGGATGAAATGCGCCGCCGGGTCGGTGATGCATCGCGCTTCTTTCCTTCCGGCGTCGCCCCGCCTTTTGTAAATGATGATTTTGGGGACGTGTTTGGTTTTTTCTTTGCCATTTCTGGCGACAGCTTCAGTAATCCGGAGCTGGTTCAGTACGCCGAACAGTTACGCCGCGAGCTGGTGCTGGTGCCGGGGGTTGGCAAAGTGGCGATTGGCGGAGCGATCCCGCAGCAAATTAATGTCGATGTTTCCCTGACGATGATGGCCGCACGCGGCATCACCCTCACTCAGCTTTCGGGCGTGCTCAGCCGCCTGAATGTGGTCTCCAGCGCAGGGGAAATCACCTCCGGAACGGAAAGCATTCGCCTGCATCCGACCGGCGAGTTTCAGAATATCGACGAACTGGGCGAGTTGCTGGTCAGTCCGGTCGGTGCGCCGGCCACCACCCGATTGCGCGATATCGCCACGCTGTCGCGCGGACTCAGTGAATCGCCCTCCAGCATTTATCACACTAACGGACGCCAGGCGGTGACTATGGGGGTGTCGTTTATCCCCGGCGTCAACGTCATCGATGTGGGCAAAGCGCTGGAAGCCCGGCTGCAGCAAATGTCTGCGGAAAAACCGGCGGGTATTCAGCTTAACGTGTTTTATGACCAGGCGGCGGAAGTAGCGCATTCGGTCAATGGCTTCATTACCAATTTCCTGATGGCGCTGGCGATTGTGGTCGGCGTGCTGCTGATTTTTATGGGCGTGCGCAGCGGCATTATCATCGCGCTTTCACTGGCGCTTAATGTGCTCGGCACGCTGCTGATCATGTACCTGTGCGGCATCGAGTTGCAGCGTATCTCATTGGGCGCGCTGATCATCGCCCTCAGCATGCTGGTCGATAATGCCATTGTGATTGTTGAAGGGGTGCTGCTCGCCCGCCAGCAAAATACGTCCCTCGCATCGACCCTGAATTTCGTTATCCGCCGCACGGCTTTCCCGCTGTTGGGCGCAACCATTATCGCCATTCTGGCTTTTGCCCCTATCGGGCTATCGCAGGATTCCACCGGCGAATACTGCAAATCGCTGTTCCAGGTGCTGTTAATTTCCCTGCTGCTGAGCTGGGTTTCTGCCCTGACCATTACGCCAGTGCTGATCAAGTGGTGGTTGTTTAGCGCGAAGGCGACGGCAAAGGCATCAGCAGAGGTTACTCCCCATACTGGCGGTTTTTACCGTCTTTATCAGCGCGCCCTGCGCGCCCTGTTAACGCAAAAGACGCTCACGCTGTCGCTGATGGTGGTGCTGCTGGCGGGCGCGGTTTGGGGATTCGGTTCCGTACGGCAGAACTTCTTTCCGTCGGCGAATACGCCCATTTTCTTTGTCGATCTGTGGATGCCCTACGGCACTGACATCAACGCGACTGAGAACATAACCGGCGATATTGAAAAATCGATCGCCGGACAGAAAGGCGTGATCTCAACGGTGACCACCATTGGTCAGGGCAGTATGCGCTTTATCCTTACCTACAATGGGCAGCGTCAGTACAGTAACTACGCGCAGATTATGGTGCGTATGGACGATCAACGCAGTATTACCGCCCTGTCGCGGCGTATTGATGCCTATATCTCCCAACAGTATCCGCAGGTCAATGCCAGCACCAAACGGGTGATGTTTGGTCCGTCCGGTGGCAGCGCCATTGAAGTGCGAATCAAAGGCACCGATCCCGACAAAATGCGCCTGATTGCCAGCCAGGTGAGCGACGCCCTGGCCAACGACCCGGCAACCGACAGCGTGCGCAATGACTGGCAGAACCGCAGCAAAGTTATTCGCCCGCAATATAATCCGGCGCTCGGACGCGAGCTGGGCGTGGACAAACAGGAAATTGATAGCGCACTGCAGATGAATTTTTCCGGCAGTCGCGTCGGGCTGTATCGTGAAGGGGCCGATCTGCTGCCGGTGATTGTCCGCCCGCCCACCCGCGAACGTCAGGACGCGAACCATCTCAACAATGTGCTGGTCTGGAGCCAAAGCCAGCAACACTATATTCCGCTCAGTAACGTGGTGAGCGCGTTCAGGTTGGAATGGGAAGATCCGCTGATTTTGCGGCGCGATCGCAGCCGGGTGCTCACCGTCCAGACCGACCCGAATCCGCTCAGTCAGGACACGTCCGGTGATATCCTGGCGCGCGTGAAGCCGAAAATCGATCGCATTCCGCTGCCGCAGGGCTACCAGATTGAATGGGGTGGCGATGCCGAAAGCTCCAGTGAAGCGCAGCAAGGGGTGTTTACCTCATTGCCGCTGGGTTATCTGGTGATGTTCGTGATTACCGTGCTGATGTTCAGTTCGTTGAAAAATGCCATTGCTATCTGGCTGACGGTGCCGCTGGCGCTGATCGGCGTGACGCCAGGATTCTTAATCACCGGTATCCCGTTCGGCTTTATGGCCTTAATCGGCCTGCTCAGCCTGAGCGGGATGTTGATCCGCAACGGCATTGTGCTTATCGACGAGATTGAACAGCAGAAGCAGGTAAAAGCGCAGGAGGAGGCGATTATCAGCGCGGCCACCTCGCGTCTGCGCCCGATATTGCTGACGGCCTTCACCACCGTGCTGGGGCTGGCTCCGCTGCTGCGCGATGTCTTTTTCCAGAGCATGGCGGTGGTGATTATGTTTGGTCTGGGCTTTGCGACCATACTGACCCTGCTGGTGCTGCCGGTGATTTACGCCTGCTTCCATCGCCAGCGTGCCGCGAACGCCCCATGA
- a CDS encoding acyltransferase, whose translation MNITGLNVIKTLGCMTAVTFFTLYNTWDRYDYDYHWILPFLTFISTIATPLFFVVAGIMDAQSKQDLRWQLGKIRNVVIVFLFWMTVYYLWEPYQRGYLIQPWFICSFIIIYSFHPLLNWLSQHRLIFLVLVMALLLFSYGYDLMYVLTPNPRFFSLEPQYRLWTWLLFYLTGQLLCDPFIADWMERKKAARGAAIALPFVYLFTWFYEQHFFFALFKADRNAFILTGSQIYLLVVVLVIAASQVRFQRNAAVKESFLAAISKTMTGVYILHYSVFHLLSVLIPITSLATKLMLMVVTFIASVLLSRLMLSIAWVKNVITL comes from the coding sequence ATGAATATCACCGGGCTGAACGTGATTAAAACGCTGGGATGTATGACGGCGGTGACCTTTTTCACCCTGTATAACACCTGGGACCGTTACGATTACGATTACCACTGGATCCTGCCCTTTCTGACGTTTATTTCCACCATCGCCACGCCGCTATTTTTTGTGGTTGCCGGCATTATGGATGCGCAATCAAAACAGGATTTACGCTGGCAATTGGGCAAGATTCGAAATGTGGTGATCGTGTTTCTGTTCTGGATGACGGTTTACTATCTGTGGGAGCCCTATCAGCGGGGTTACCTTATTCAGCCGTGGTTTATCTGCTCTTTTATTATCATCTACAGTTTCCACCCGCTGTTAAACTGGCTCAGCCAGCACCGGTTAATATTCCTGGTGCTGGTGATGGCGCTGCTGCTGTTTTCGTATGGCTATGACCTGATGTATGTTCTGACGCCCAACCCGCGATTCTTCAGTCTGGAACCGCAATACCGGCTGTGGACCTGGCTGCTTTTTTATTTAACCGGCCAGCTATTGTGCGATCCGTTCATTGCCGACTGGATGGAACGTAAAAAGGCGGCACGTGGCGCGGCAATCGCCTTGCCCTTTGTTTACCTCTTTACCTGGTTCTATGAGCAGCACTTTTTCTTTGCCTTATTTAAAGCCGACCGCAATGCCTTTATTCTCACCGGCTCACAAATTTATCTGCTGGTGGTGGTACTGGTCATCGCCGCCAGTCAGGTGCGTTTTCAGCGCAATGCCGCGGTAAAAGAATCCTTTCTGGCGGCGATCAGCAAAACCATGACCGGGGTGTATATCCTGCACTACTCCGTCTTCCATCTGTTAAGCGTGCTTATTCCGATTACCTCACTGGCTACCAAACTGATGCTTATGGTGGTGACCTTTATCGCCTCGGTCCTGCTGTCGAGGTTAATGCTCTCTATCGCGTGGGTTAAAAACGTCATCACGCTGTAA
- the pagP gene encoding lipid IV(A) palmitoyltransferase PagP, with protein sequence MRSLTVALSVCLMLFIDPAFASNSVSDGWEWLKDDVSQTWEQPQYHDLYLPFISWHARFAYDKHKTDNYNETPWGGGIGVSRYTAEGNWSALYAMAFKDSHNKWQPMVGYGWEKGWYLDQQQDFRLGLGLTAGITARDDFANYVPLPLVLPLFSAGYKRLTLQFTYIPGTYNNGNVLFAWLRYGF encoded by the coding sequence ATGCGCAGTCTTACTGTGGCGTTGTCTGTGTGCCTGATGTTATTTATCGATCCCGCCTTCGCCAGTAATAGCGTCAGCGACGGCTGGGAATGGTTGAAGGATGATGTTTCCCAGACATGGGAACAGCCTCAATACCACGATCTCTATTTGCCTTTTATTAGCTGGCACGCCCGGTTTGCTTACGACAAACACAAAACTGACAACTATAACGAAACGCCATGGGGCGGCGGCATCGGCGTATCGCGCTATACCGCAGAAGGTAACTGGAGTGCGCTCTATGCCATGGCGTTTAAGGATTCCCATAATAAGTGGCAGCCGATGGTGGGTTACGGCTGGGAAAAGGGCTGGTATCTGGATCAGCAGCAGGATTTTCGCCTGGGTTTAGGCTTAACCGCCGGGATCACCGCGCGCGATGATTTCGCCAATTATGTGCCGCTGCCGCTGGTTCTTCCGCTTTTCTCCGCCGGCTATAAACGGTTAACCCTGCAATTCACCTACATTCCCGGCACCTATAATAATGGCAACGTGCTTTTCGCCTGGCTGCGTTATGGCTTCTGA
- a CDS encoding AI-2E family transporter, which translates to MFTGWLDSFTPFARGLFLLACLTLVLIGLHLAAPLINQVLLALFLAIMLDPLISRLEKRRVPRIISSLLVIMILLLLIVIIIMSLSAATPDLLQLSRQMPALVAERLQTLAHLPGQMGIVFTYEEMLNLIDGSAIVRFIATQLSLIPGMLSWWLMVFLMLLFMLYELPMFKTFLRAKERHSRLFTALEEGIQSVIVYAQVKTLTGLLGGLIVWAAAHLLGLKLAFLWGLLMFIFNYVPVLGSFLAAIPPVVQIFILSDTQTSLLTVGFFVVLNLFLSSVLEPLMLGRRLNLSLTVQLLSFLFWQSLLGITGAILAIPLTFLLTRVWLALRQAPDSA; encoded by the coding sequence ATGTTCACAGGTTGGTTAGACTCTTTCACGCCCTTTGCCCGGGGATTATTTCTGCTGGCTTGCCTGACGCTGGTGTTAATTGGCTTGCATCTCGCCGCACCGCTGATCAATCAGGTGCTGCTGGCGCTGTTTCTGGCAATCATGCTGGATCCACTTATTAGCCGCCTCGAAAAGCGCCGCGTTCCGCGTATTATCTCCTCCCTGCTGGTAATTATGATCCTGCTGCTGCTGATCGTGATTATCATTATGTCACTGAGTGCCGCCACGCCAGACTTGCTTCAGCTTAGCCGCCAGATGCCCGCGCTGGTGGCGGAAAGGTTACAAACGCTGGCGCATTTGCCTGGCCAGATGGGCATTGTCTTTACCTACGAAGAAATGCTGAATTTGATTGATGGCAGCGCCATTGTGCGTTTTATCGCTACCCAGCTTTCGCTGATCCCCGGCATGCTTTCATGGTGGCTGATGGTCTTTCTGATGCTGCTGTTTATGCTGTATGAGCTGCCGATGTTTAAAACCTTCCTGCGCGCCAAAGAACGTCATTCGCGCCTGTTTACCGCGCTGGAAGAAGGCATTCAAAGCGTAATTGTTTACGCGCAGGTGAAAACCCTGACCGGCCTGCTCGGCGGATTGATTGTCTGGGCCGCCGCCCATCTGCTGGGGTTGAAGTTAGCCTTCCTGTGGGGTCTGCTGATGTTTATCTTCAACTACGTGCCGGTCCTCGGCTCGTTTCTCGCCGCCATCCCGCCGGTAGTGCAGATCTTTATCCTGTCCGATACGCAAACCAGCCTGCTCACCGTGGGATTCTTTGTAGTGTTGAATCTGTTTTTGAGTTCCGTCCTGGAGCCGCTGATGCTCGGCAGGCGGCTGAATTTGTCACTCACCGTTCAACTGCTGTCATTTTTATTCTGGCAGTCGTTGCTCGGGATCACCGGGGCGATTCTGGCGATCCCCCTGACCTTTTTACTCACCAGAGTCTGGCTGGCGTTGCGACAAGCGCCTGACAGCGCCTGA
- a CDS encoding mechanosensitive ion channel family protein, which produces MLTIFGELSGAPVWVPAVLLVILSLALGFLARFILLRFIRYWQSRDRKLFKSLEKHLRGSMFLFIPLLMINVGVNYITIQPESLGFITSTLNVFIILSFCSILIRLTNVAQDMLFIRYDINLSNNLRARKIRTQIMYVKKVAMVLLVSFCLTLILLSFPAVRKFGTTILAGAGVAGIIIGFALQKSLINLFAGIQIAFTQPIKIDDAVVVENEWGWIEEINLTYVVVRIWDLRRLVLPITYFTENPFQNWTRNNAQILGSVFLYLDYSMPLEPLRQHFEKILGETKLWDQETKVLQVTDTTDKTMTIRMLMTAQNSPTAFDLRCYVRERMIEFVQQNYPQSLPQVRATLTDSGIEKPKDQPSL; this is translated from the coding sequence ATGCTAACGATTTTCGGTGAGTTATCTGGTGCGCCAGTATGGGTGCCTGCGGTATTGCTCGTCATTCTTTCACTCGCGCTGGGATTTCTGGCCCGCTTTATCCTTCTCCGGTTCATCCGCTACTGGCAAAGCCGCGATCGGAAGCTGTTCAAATCACTGGAAAAGCATCTTCGTGGATCGATGTTTCTGTTTATTCCCCTGCTGATGATCAATGTCGGGGTGAACTACATTACCATCCAGCCGGAATCACTGGGCTTTATCACCTCCACCCTTAACGTCTTCATTATCCTGTCTTTTTGTTCCATTTTAATTCGACTGACCAACGTGGCGCAGGACATGCTTTTTATCCGCTACGACATTAATCTTTCGAATAATCTTCGTGCCCGTAAAATTCGCACGCAGATTATGTATGTCAAAAAAGTCGCGATGGTCCTGCTGGTGTCATTCTGTCTGACCCTGATTTTGCTCAGTTTCCCTGCCGTGCGAAAATTCGGCACCACCATCCTGGCGGGTGCCGGCGTCGCGGGTATCATCATTGGTTTTGCCCTGCAGAAGTCGCTAATCAATCTGTTTGCCGGCATTCAGATCGCCTTTACCCAACCGATTAAAATTGATGATGCGGTGGTGGTGGAAAATGAATGGGGCTGGATTGAGGAGATAAACCTGACCTATGTGGTGGTGCGCATCTGGGATTTGCGCCGACTGGTGCTGCCGATTACCTACTTTACCGAAAATCCTTTCCAGAACTGGACGCGTAATAACGCGCAGATATTAGGCTCGGTGTTCCTGTATCTCGACTATTCCATGCCCTTAGAGCCACTGCGTCAGCATTTTGAAAAAATCCTCGGCGAAACCAAACTGTGGGATCAGGAAACCAAGGTGCTGCAGGTGACCGATACCACCGACAAAACCATGACCATCAGAATGTTGATGACCGCACAGAATTCCCCCACGGCCTTCGATTTACGCTGCTACGTGCGGGAAAGAATGATTGAGTTTGTGCAGCAGAATTATCCGCAAAGCCTGCCGCAGGTGAGAGCAACGCTGACCGATTCGGGGATTGAGAAGCCGAAGGATCAGCCGTCACTCTGA
- a CDS encoding LysR family transcriptional regulator codes for MLENLKLFLMILEKGSLSAAGRELGLSPASVSERLMMLESYYKATFLTRTTRSLSLTDEGRMFAEGARRLLAEADELESRIRSGTQKISGPIKITAPVDLGQTRVVPILDRFLVQHPAVTIDLNLTDSFVDLASQGIDFAIRYGKFSNSTLKARAIGDNRRLVCGSPEYLQRRGTPLHPDDLNQHDCIMMRFMQGIDRVWSFQVDGAPYAVSVNGQRTTNNGQLIKQWALQGQGLCKKSIWDVEADLVAGRLVEVLADYALPPTALHIVYPPSRVQPRRVTKLIDVIAEELAMAPAADASVT; via the coding sequence ATGCTAGAAAACCTTAAATTGTTTTTGATGATCCTGGAAAAGGGCAGTTTGTCAGCCGCCGGTCGTGAGCTGGGACTTTCACCGGCATCCGTTTCTGAACGTCTGATGATGCTCGAGTCGTATTACAAGGCCACTTTTCTGACGCGAACCACACGCTCACTGAGTCTGACTGACGAAGGAAGGATGTTTGCCGAGGGGGCACGACGGCTGCTGGCCGAAGCTGATGAGCTTGAAAGCCGCATCAGATCGGGCACGCAAAAAATATCCGGGCCGATCAAAATTACGGCACCGGTGGATCTGGGGCAAACCCGCGTAGTGCCGATCCTCGACCGTTTCCTTGTTCAGCATCCCGCTGTCACCATCGATCTGAATCTCACCGATAGCTTTGTCGATCTGGCGAGTCAGGGAATAGATTTTGCCATCCGCTATGGTAAGTTTTCTAACTCCACGCTGAAGGCCAGAGCGATTGGCGATAACCGACGCCTGGTCTGTGGTTCACCTGAGTATTTGCAGCGGCGGGGAACCCCACTGCATCCCGACGACCTGAACCAGCATGACTGCATCATGATGCGCTTTATGCAGGGGATTGATCGAGTCTGGTCTTTTCAGGTCGATGGCGCGCCCTATGCCGTTTCGGTCAACGGGCAGCGCACCACCAATAACGGCCAGTTAATTAAACAGTGGGCGCTACAGGGGCAGGGGCTGTGCAAAAAGTCCATCTGGGATGTTGAGGCCGACCTTGTCGCGGGCCGACTGGTCGAGGTTCTGGCCGATTACGCGCTTCCGCCGACTGCATTGCATATCGTTTATCCTCCCTCCCGCGTGCAGCCGCGCCGGGTGACAAAGCTGATTGATGTTATCGCTGAGGAATTAGCGATGGCTCCGGCGGCGGACGCCAGCGTGACCTGA
- a CDS encoding MFS transporter — MTTQPPQNRNAAPEIASLTTANVILFAFACGATTANVYYSQSIAGLIASSLHLPASLAGLIVTTTQLGYGIGLFFLVCLADLVENRRLVLITTAGTILSLIGVAASSSATAVVIASFLLGISTVGSQVLVPLAVHLSPEGQRGKIIGNIMFGLVSGIMLSRPLASFLAGHWGWRAIFIFSAAVMLSTFILMARALPQWHPQPKRNYLATLRSMLTLLATSRTLQRRAAYQGTMFGIFNMFWTAAPAMLHLRFGLGQSGIAAFALAGAAGALSAPVAGKIADRGGSKIGTGVVIGCAGLALLISGWGQAIASLMILIFAAIILDAATQANQVFGQRAIQSLDAEARGRLNAVYMTVIFICGAAGSALGSLTYFHGGWVTTATVGAGLALVMLLVFLTELRVKKTG; from the coding sequence TTGACCACACAACCGCCGCAGAACCGAAACGCCGCGCCTGAGATAGCCAGCCTGACGACAGCCAACGTTATCCTGTTTGCTTTTGCCTGCGGTGCCACCACGGCCAATGTGTACTATTCGCAGTCGATTGCGGGTCTGATAGCCAGCAGCCTGCATCTGCCGGCAAGCCTGGCCGGGCTGATTGTCACCACCACCCAGTTGGGTTATGGCATCGGCCTGTTTTTTTTGGTTTGCCTGGCCGACCTGGTGGAAAACCGCCGACTGGTATTGATCACCACGGCGGGCACCATTCTCAGCCTGATTGGCGTTGCGGCCAGTTCAAGCGCCACGGCGGTGGTGATCGCCTCATTCTTACTGGGAATTTCTACCGTAGGCAGCCAGGTTCTGGTGCCGCTTGCCGTTCATCTTTCTCCTGAAGGTCAGCGCGGTAAAATCATCGGTAACATCATGTTCGGGCTGGTGTCCGGCATTATGCTCTCTCGTCCGCTGGCCAGCTTTTTGGCCGGGCATTGGGGATGGCGGGCGATATTTATCTTCTCGGCGGCGGTGATGCTGAGCACCTTTATCCTTATGGCGCGCGCATTACCGCAGTGGCATCCTCAACCGAAGCGGAATTATCTGGCCACGCTGCGCTCGATGCTTACCCTGCTGGCAACGTCGCGAACGCTGCAACGTCGGGCGGCCTATCAGGGGACGATGTTCGGCATATTTAATATGTTCTGGACCGCCGCGCCGGCGATGCTGCACCTGCGCTTTGGTCTTGGACAGTCGGGGATTGCCGCCTTTGCCCTGGCCGGCGCAGCAGGTGCACTTTCGGCACCGGTAGCCGGTAAAATCGCCGACCGGGGAGGTTCAAAAATCGGCACCGGCGTAGTGATTGGCTGCGCAGGGTTGGCGCTGCTTATCAGCGGTTGGGGACAGGCGATAGCGTCATTGATGATCCTGATCTTCGCCGCGATTATTCTCGACGCTGCCACCCAGGCCAATCAGGTATTCGGTCAGCGCGCCATCCAGAGCCTGGATGCCGAAGCGCGGGGTCGGTTAAACGCGGTCTATATGACGGTTATCTTTATCTGCGGTGCGGCGGGTTCGGCGTTGGGTTCATTGACCTATTTTCATGGCGGATGGGTCACCACCGCCACGGTGGGAGCCGGTTTAGCCCTGGTGATGCTGCTGGTGTTTTTGACCGAATTGCGCGTAAAAAAAACGGGGTGA
- a CDS encoding LysR family transcriptional regulator, with the protein MYDPGAINFRTLLFFIGVFDEQSFSAVARREGVSASMISRVILQLEDTLGQQLFYRNTRAVIPTEAGRLFIDYARAMTEQLSEARTEMLDRSLEPSGLIRINAPVFFGQRHIAPWLTELSNRYPRLQIELTQTDDYIDPHRDAADVIFRIGTLTDSSFHARVFGTQHYHLVASPEYVEKHGQPASPAELSEHKCLVYRGFSGPNRWLFRKPGGRWTHFPVNGLLTSNNAESLLTSALGGMGMVLFPDWLIGDSLKKGALVRVMEKYQGASKTEPQHVAAIYPNVRHPPLNVRAVIDYYVEVFGTPLYWQFE; encoded by the coding sequence ATGTACGACCCAGGCGCGATAAATTTCCGCACGCTGCTCTTTTTTATCGGTGTGTTCGATGAGCAGAGTTTTTCGGCTGTCGCCAGGCGGGAAGGAGTCTCTGCATCGATGATCTCCCGTGTGATCCTGCAACTGGAGGACACGCTCGGGCAGCAGCTTTTCTATCGCAATACCCGCGCGGTGATCCCCACCGAAGCGGGAAGGCTGTTCATTGACTATGCCAGGGCGATGACCGAGCAGCTGAGTGAAGCCCGTACCGAGATGCTCGATCGTTCGTTGGAACCTTCCGGCCTGATCAGGATTAATGCGCCGGTATTTTTTGGCCAGCGTCATATCGCGCCCTGGCTGACAGAACTGTCGAACCGCTATCCGCGCCTGCAAATTGAGCTGACCCAGACCGATGACTATATCGATCCTCACCGGGATGCGGCGGACGTGATTTTCAGGATTGGCACCCTGACCGATTCCTCTTTCCATGCGCGCGTGTTTGGCACCCAGCATTATCATCTGGTTGCCTCGCCGGAGTATGTAGAAAAGCACGGACAGCCGGCTTCGCCTGCGGAGTTGAGTGAGCACAAATGCCTTGTGTACCGCGGCTTCTCTGGCCCCAATCGCTGGTTATTCAGAAAACCCGGAGGCCGCTGGACGCACTTTCCCGTTAACGGCTTGCTGACGTCCAATAACGCCGAATCCTTGCTGACCAGCGCGCTTGGCGGGATGGGGATGGTGCTGTTTCCCGACTGGCTCATCGGTGACAGCCTGAAAAAAGGGGCGCTGGTCCGGGTGATGGAAAAATATCAGGGCGCGAGTAAAACCGAGCCGCAGCATGTTGCCGCCATCTATCCCAACGTGCGGCATCCACCGTTAAATGTGCGGGCGGTGATTGATTACTACGTTGAGGTTTTCGGCACGCCGCTTTACTGGCAGTTTGAATGA